In Acaryochloris marina S15, a single genomic region encodes these proteins:
- a CDS encoding DUF6334 family protein has translation MFCSSYENLVNLLDGDVPLVLQRVERCTANSSYTSNDLLGGENLEALILFFGDYQVGIVCDGETDEVYISDVFQFAPHLRVDLSQQKPWKAILGMQLFSVWQLTNNHGYDDGLQFEFGIAGQQTRILVDGAASEIRIWEIKPYL, from the coding sequence ATGTTCTGTTCCAGTTATGAGAACTTGGTGAATTTGCTAGATGGTGATGTCCCACTTGTCTTGCAAAGAGTCGAACGCTGCACAGCCAACAGTTCTTATACCTCTAATGATTTGCTGGGGGGAGAAAACTTGGAAGCCCTAATATTATTTTTTGGGGACTACCAGGTAGGTATAGTCTGTGATGGTGAGACTGATGAAGTTTATATTTCAGACGTTTTCCAGTTTGCACCTCATCTCAGAGTAGATTTATCGCAGCAAAAACCTTGGAAAGCAATTCTGGGGATGCAGCTTTTCTCTGTTTGGCAGCTCACGAATAATCATGGATATGATGATGGTCTCCAGTTTGAGTTTGGGATTGCTGGGCAACAAACACGCATTCTTGTGGATGGAGCAGCCTCCGAGATCAGGATATGGGAAATCAAGCCCTATCTGTAG
- a CDS encoding HEAT repeat domain-containing protein codes for MKSVQELIADLRSQTRHDNAYDLLWEMGEEALEPLLTTLRDAEEENQVRESCAQLIGHVIPAGVNQLLVMLRETQSDQADLVAWGLRYNHAPELIEPKLLELLQDSSPTIRANSARAFRYIHINLQTFDPQLLDALQDEYVEVRLDVLRTLIELVEVGLEQYDVFNVTALAAAVNTRMNSSSVNSEEYHLSNTLLTLLISENPHLPDA; via the coding sequence GTGAAATCAGTACAAGAATTGATTGCGGATTTGCGATCGCAAACCCGTCACGACAATGCCTATGATCTACTCTGGGAGATGGGCGAAGAAGCGCTTGAACCCTTACTCACAACCCTGCGTGATGCTGAAGAAGAGAACCAGGTGCGCGAGAGCTGTGCCCAACTAATTGGTCATGTCATACCAGCAGGTGTAAACCAGCTATTGGTGATGTTGAGGGAGACTCAAAGCGATCAGGCAGATCTGGTTGCCTGGGGGCTGCGATACAATCATGCTCCTGAACTCATTGAACCGAAGCTACTGGAATTGCTACAGGATAGTTCGCCCACTATTCGTGCTAATTCGGCTCGTGCTTTTCGCTATATCCACATTAATTTACAGACATTTGATCCTCAATTGCTAGATGCTTTGCAAGATGAGTATGTCGAGGTTCGACTTGATGTGTTGCGTACCCTCATTGAGTTAGTAGAAGTTGGACTTGAGCAATATGATGTCTTTAATGTCACTGCGCTGGCTGCTGCCGTAAACACAAGGATGAATTCCAGCAGCGTAAATTCAGAAGAATATCACTTGTCTAATACATTGCTGACTTTACTCATATCGGAAAACCCCCATCTTCCTGATGCCTGA
- a CDS encoding HEAT repeat domain-containing protein, translating into MNDSLKALPTDQLLSQAEQCARSADDDNDLYWDILHALHLRSDPQIFDTAVEWCQSSESCMRALGAAVLSQLGCADRHSPYPFGNAALPILLSLLHDSETEVLCSAINALGHHASYDFLWDSSELVAFANHDSADVRFSVAYALGGSQCDRSDLAVAMMCRLAQDDDYDVRNWALFGLGNLSDADSPQVREVLFQGLSDPDYEIRGEAAVGLAKRQDNRVIPLVLKELAQPTVASLMIEAAAEFPQPQYLVHLEELLAANPDDYNITEAVKKCSQL; encoded by the coding sequence ATGAACGATTCGCTCAAAGCCTTACCTACAGACCAACTACTTTCTCAAGCAGAACAATGTGCTCGTTCTGCCGATGATGACAATGATCTATATTGGGATATTCTTCATGCTCTTCATCTCCGCTCAGACCCGCAGATATTTGATACTGCCGTGGAATGGTGTCAAAGCTCTGAATCCTGTATGAGAGCATTGGGGGCGGCCGTCCTATCACAACTTGGATGTGCAGATCGCCACTCACCCTATCCCTTTGGCAACGCTGCACTGCCAATTCTGTTGTCACTGCTCCACGATTCTGAAACGGAAGTTCTTTGCAGTGCTATTAATGCTTTGGGTCACCATGCATCCTATGATTTCTTGTGGGACAGTAGCGAACTGGTGGCATTCGCCAATCACGATTCTGCAGATGTCCGTTTCTCAGTGGCTTATGCTTTGGGTGGCTCCCAGTGCGATCGCTCTGATCTTGCAGTCGCAATGATGTGTCGATTAGCGCAGGACGATGACTATGATGTCCGCAATTGGGCATTGTTTGGTTTAGGCAACTTAAGTGATGCAGATTCTCCCCAGGTTCGAGAAGTACTGTTTCAAGGTTTATCTGATCCTGATTATGAAATCCGAGGAGAGGCTGCTGTAGGACTTGCTAAACGCCAGGATAACCGCGTTATCCCTCTAGTGCTTAAGGAATTAGCACAGCCAACTGTCGCTAGTCTCATGATTGAAGCTGCTGCAGAATTTCCACAACCCCAATACCTGGTGCATCTGGAAGAATTATTAGCAGCCAATCCAGATGACTACAACATTACCGAAGCAGTCAAAAAGTGTAGCCAGTTGTAA
- a CDS encoding AAA family ATPase: MDLFEQHRQQLLETEAPLAARLRPRTLDEFVGQDEIVGPGRLLRRAIQADQLSSLIFYGPPGTGKTTLAQIIANTTQAHFLALNAVLAGIKDIRSSVDEAQDRRGQYGQRTILFVDEVHRFNKAQQDALLPWVENGTVILIGATTENPYFEVNKALVSRSRIFQLRSLMPDDLRQVVERALQDKYFGYGDTAIELEGAATDHLINVANGDARALLNALELAIETTEPDGNGVIPITLAVAEASIQRRAVLYDKEGDAHFDTISAFIKSLRGSDPDAALYWLARMVYAGEDPRFIFRRMIILASEDVGLADPQAVAVVMACAQSFDRIGLPEGQYPLAQAALYLSTAPKSNSALAYFDALASVEKEREGDVPNALRDKSRDQHSFGHGANYKYPHAYRDHWVAQQYLPDSLQGQVFYQPSDQGAEAAIQTQIARQREAQLSGISETSPQETVSYGPKDSKRERWLQRTMSQTGDHAAWVRDRIFSFTQIQRHHVVLEVCSQTGLLTWEALRQTPEGSVYTHVPSDKVAQTLEAQVKALSALQRPIFLAGQSSDLKTLIHDHTPELQFDWILGRNTFANLMHQMDRSAAENHTQQLISLLRPKGQIILAETIPKYGQRICDLVKAEDVGNALFQRWQTAETALYQDDTGDTQLTWDESDLKAVFTNMPITIDLEQTHMSLYVTPKLIERWFAVGGDRPSYGKRLGQHCSAKDVKQIQALLSQKLLHKTIQWQATLAFVLVQCLK, encoded by the coding sequence ATGGATTTATTTGAACAGCATCGTCAACAGCTTTTAGAAACGGAAGCGCCTCTAGCCGCGCGTTTACGTCCCCGTACCTTAGATGAGTTTGTAGGCCAAGATGAGATTGTCGGCCCAGGACGTCTATTGCGGCGGGCCATTCAGGCCGATCAACTCTCCTCACTGATTTTCTATGGTCCCCCTGGCACGGGCAAAACCACCCTAGCTCAAATTATTGCTAACACCACCCAAGCCCATTTTTTGGCTCTGAATGCGGTCTTAGCGGGCATCAAAGATATTCGTTCATCTGTGGATGAGGCCCAGGACCGACGGGGCCAATATGGTCAACGCACGATCCTATTTGTGGATGAGGTGCATCGGTTTAATAAAGCCCAACAGGATGCATTGCTGCCCTGGGTGGAGAATGGCACGGTGATTTTAATCGGAGCAACCACCGAAAACCCCTATTTTGAGGTCAACAAAGCCCTAGTTAGTCGGTCACGGATTTTTCAGTTGCGATCGCTGATGCCAGACGACCTGCGCCAGGTGGTAGAGCGGGCCTTGCAAGATAAATACTTCGGCTATGGCGATACGGCTATTGAGCTTGAGGGTGCCGCGACCGATCACCTGATTAATGTGGCGAATGGCGATGCGAGAGCGTTGCTGAATGCGTTAGAACTGGCCATTGAAACCACAGAGCCAGACGGCAATGGCGTTATTCCCATCACCTTGGCTGTCGCAGAAGCCTCTATCCAGCGGCGGGCTGTTCTCTATGACAAGGAGGGCGATGCCCATTTTGATACGATCAGCGCTTTTATAAAAAGCTTGCGGGGGTCTGACCCGGATGCGGCACTCTATTGGTTAGCCCGCATGGTTTATGCCGGAGAAGATCCCCGCTTTATCTTTCGACGGATGATCATTTTAGCCAGTGAGGATGTCGGTCTGGCGGACCCACAGGCTGTCGCTGTGGTTATGGCCTGTGCTCAATCCTTTGATCGAATTGGGTTGCCAGAGGGGCAATATCCTTTGGCCCAAGCAGCCCTTTATTTATCGACCGCTCCCAAGTCCAATAGTGCTTTGGCCTATTTTGATGCCCTGGCCTCGGTAGAGAAAGAACGGGAAGGGGACGTTCCCAATGCCCTCAGGGATAAGAGTCGTGACCAACATTCCTTTGGTCATGGTGCTAACTATAAATATCCCCATGCCTATCGTGATCATTGGGTTGCCCAACAGTATCTACCGGACAGTCTCCAAGGACAGGTCTTTTACCAACCCTCTGATCAAGGGGCTGAAGCTGCCATTCAAACGCAGATTGCCCGTCAGCGAGAAGCCCAACTCTCGGGAATTTCAGAGACGAGTCCCCAAGAGACGGTTAGCTATGGTCCGAAAGACTCGAAGCGGGAACGGTGGTTACAGCGCACCATGAGTCAGACTGGCGATCATGCGGCTTGGGTGCGCGATCGCATTTTCAGTTTCACTCAAATTCAGCGCCATCATGTGGTTCTGGAGGTCTGCAGCCAAACGGGGTTACTCACCTGGGAAGCGTTACGGCAGACCCCGGAAGGCAGTGTCTATACCCATGTTCCCTCAGATAAAGTCGCTCAGACTCTGGAAGCTCAGGTGAAAGCCCTGTCAGCCTTGCAACGACCTATCTTTTTAGCAGGACAGAGTTCTGACCTCAAAACTCTGATTCATGACCATACTCCTGAGCTTCAGTTTGATTGGATTTTAGGTCGGAATACCTTTGCTAATCTGATGCATCAAATGGATCGGTCTGCCGCTGAAAACCATACCCAGCAGCTCATCAGTCTTTTAAGGCCGAAGGGGCAGATCATTCTAGCGGAAACGATTCCCAAATATGGGCAACGAATTTGTGACCTGGTAAAGGCAGAAGATGTAGGAAATGCTTTATTTCAGCGTTGGCAAACAGCTGAAACAGCCTTATATCAAGATGATACGGGTGATACTCAACTCACTTGGGATGAATCTGATCTAAAAGCTGTATTTACCAATATGCCTATCACAATAGACTTAGAGCAGACCCACATGAGCCTATATGTCACCCCTAAACTGATCGAACGATGGTTTGCCGTGGGTGGTGATCGCCCTTCCTATGGCAAGCGGCTAGGGCAACATTGTTCAGCGAAAGATGTGAAACAGATCCAGGCACTGTTGTCTCAAAAACTATTGCATAAAACAATTCAATGGCAGGCCACTCTCGCGTTTGTTCTTGTTCAATGCCTTAAATAA
- a CDS encoding M28 family peptidase — protein MFKSRKAWILGAIACLFVLFAACQSPRPVAQPSSVSPSPASSPIASPPVESPLPVSSEPTPIVSGERLMADLKALNFERYTGAELKKARELMTQTLTASGWTVGEQPFETGINVVAERPGTDPNAGALLVGAHYDSVRGSPGADDNATGVVVALEVARLLGDRKTIRPLRIVLFDQEEAGLVGSYAYAQRPENLKNLDGVVILEMLGYTCATAGCQQVPGEFKVELPSDKGDFLAIAGDTEHLPLLDAFSENHQPNLPALVPVPIPFKGLLTPVILRSDHTPFWFEGIGAVMVNDTAHLRNPHYHRRTDTPDSLDTAFLEGNAQTVVNAVTALLDRPQSFLTTETDKS, from the coding sequence ATGTTCAAAAGTCGGAAAGCTTGGATTCTAGGTGCGATCGCATGTCTGTTCGTGCTCTTTGCGGCTTGCCAGTCTCCCCGGCCCGTCGCCCAACCCTCATCTGTCTCTCCATCGCCAGCATCTTCTCCCATTGCTTCGCCTCCAGTTGAGTCTCCGCTGCCTGTAAGCTCTGAACCAACCCCCATCGTGAGTGGCGAGCGGTTAATGGCCGATCTCAAAGCCCTTAATTTTGAGCGCTACACTGGGGCCGAATTGAAAAAAGCGAGAGAGTTGATGACTCAAACCCTCACTGCCTCAGGATGGACAGTCGGGGAACAGCCTTTTGAAACAGGAATAAACGTTGTTGCGGAACGTCCAGGAACAGACCCCAATGCTGGCGCATTGCTAGTGGGAGCCCATTATGATTCGGTTCGCGGTTCTCCAGGGGCGGATGATAATGCCACTGGGGTGGTAGTGGCTTTGGAAGTGGCGAGACTGCTGGGCGATCGCAAAACGATACGTCCCCTCCGCATTGTTCTATTTGATCAAGAAGAAGCCGGACTGGTGGGCAGCTATGCCTATGCCCAACGCCCCGAAAACCTCAAGAACTTAGACGGCGTCGTTATTTTGGAAATGCTGGGTTACACCTGTGCCACTGCCGGCTGCCAGCAGGTGCCTGGAGAATTTAAGGTGGAACTGCCCAGTGATAAGGGAGACTTTCTTGCGATCGCAGGAGATACCGAACATTTACCGTTACTGGATGCCTTTAGCGAGAACCATCAGCCGAACCTACCTGCATTAGTCCCAGTCCCCATCCCCTTTAAAGGTCTATTAACCCCTGTAATTCTGCGTAGTGACCACACCCCATTTTGGTTTGAAGGGATTGGGGCGGTGATGGTCAACGATACCGCCCATCTGCGCAATCCCCACTATCATCGGCGGACTGATACGCCTGATTCGCTAGATACTGCATTTCTCGAAGGCAATGCTCAGACCGTTGTCAACGCAGTAACGGCTCTTTTAGACCGTCCGCAAAGTTTCTTGACGACTGAAACCGACAAATCTTAA
- a CDS encoding trypsin-like peptidase domain-containing protein — protein MQRSRKHLVFSLLVGSALLQTGCQSWFNRGSDTAESPQSTPEIPVTEIANRSQISSNLIVKMVDQVGPSVVRINAARSSKGSLGLFERSDRSLEQGTGSGFIFDEKGLVLTNAHVVEDADEVTVVLKDGQQFPGTVEGADPLTDIAVIKIEAKESLPALELGDSDTLQPGDWAIAIGNPLGLNNTVTMGIISATDRSSSQLGAPDQRVNFIQTDAAINPGNSGGPLLNLKGEVIGINTAIIRESQESGITAQGLGFAIPVKIAARISKQLLNEGKVAHPYLGIRMVSLSEETKTLLKDEIDLPLQQDKGVLVVDVLSDSPASAAQLKSGDVIVQIGKTPIDNTEQLQQLLQSVTPGDQLALTIMRKNKKQQAQLTVGTLKPQTFSRRS, from the coding sequence ATGCAGCGATCCCGCAAACATCTAGTTTTTTCTCTTTTAGTTGGAAGTGCGCTGCTCCAGACCGGCTGTCAAAGTTGGTTTAATCGAGGGTCTGATACCGCTGAGAGCCCACAAAGTACCCCCGAAATTCCAGTCACTGAAATTGCCAATCGCTCCCAGATTAGCTCTAATTTGATCGTCAAAATGGTGGATCAAGTCGGTCCTTCTGTGGTGCGTATTAATGCGGCCCGGAGTTCAAAAGGGTCCCTCGGCCTATTTGAGCGCTCTGATCGCTCCCTAGAGCAGGGCACGGGGTCAGGATTTATCTTTGATGAAAAAGGATTGGTTTTAACCAATGCCCATGTCGTTGAAGATGCCGATGAGGTGACGGTGGTGCTCAAGGACGGACAGCAGTTTCCTGGCACCGTGGAAGGGGCTGATCCCCTCACCGATATTGCCGTGATTAAGATAGAGGCCAAGGAGTCCTTGCCTGCCCTTGAACTCGGGGATTCAGATACGTTACAACCCGGAGATTGGGCGATTGCCATTGGTAATCCCTTGGGGCTGAACAACACGGTGACCATGGGAATTATTAGCGCCACAGATCGGTCTAGCTCTCAACTAGGAGCACCAGACCAGCGGGTTAACTTTATCCAAACGGATGCTGCGATTAATCCTGGGAATTCTGGAGGACCGTTGCTTAACCTCAAGGGTGAGGTGATTGGGATTAATACGGCGATTATCCGCGAGTCTCAAGAGTCGGGGATAACGGCTCAGGGGCTTGGATTTGCCATTCCTGTCAAAATTGCCGCCCGTATTAGCAAGCAATTATTAAACGAGGGGAAAGTGGCCCATCCCTACTTGGGGATTCGGATGGTGAGTCTTTCTGAAGAAACGAAGACATTGCTGAAAGATGAGATAGACTTACCCCTCCAACAAGATAAAGGGGTACTGGTGGTGGATGTATTGTCCGATTCCCCAGCTTCAGCGGCACAGTTAAAGTCTGGCGATGTGATTGTCCAAATTGGTAAAACCCCAATTGATAATACGGAGCAACTTCAGCAGCTCTTACAGTCTGTGACTCCCGGCGATCAGTTGGCATTAACAATTATGCGCAAAAATAAGAAACAGCAAGCCCAGCTGACAGTGGGAACCCTCAAACCTCAAACCTTTTCTCGACGATCTTAA
- a CDS encoding YeiH family protein, producing the protein MKLPRTMQLGSVATKPYRVRPSAPNQTGSIFTGLFLTFGLALVATFLHLVPGLHFLSSLILAVVLGIAVRNVLTVPASCQPGIKFTLKRILRLAIMLLGLRLSASQILEVGPKGLGIVAVVLGSTFIFTCWLGRQLGVSRQLSQLIASGTSICGASAVVATNSVIEGSDEDVAYAVTIVTVFGTLSMLLYPLLFGWLALTPEAFGVWTGASIHEVAQVVAAAFQTSPVSGELATIAKLSRVMFLIPVMLTLGVLSFRQRVGNSKSLPIPWFVLGFVVLIGVSSFQILPIAWTESITQGNKFLLTVSMVAMGLETKLHKFKEMGLRPLYLGAAAWLFISILSLTLVETFYL; encoded by the coding sequence ATGAAACTACCTCGTACCATGCAGCTGGGTTCTGTCGCGACCAAACCCTATAGAGTGCGGCCGTCTGCACCGAATCAAACGGGTTCTATTTTTACAGGTCTATTTCTGACGTTTGGACTTGCTTTAGTGGCAACGTTCCTTCATCTCGTACCGGGCTTGCATTTTCTGAGCTCACTCATTTTGGCTGTGGTTTTGGGTATTGCAGTCCGCAATGTCTTGACGGTACCCGCCTCTTGCCAGCCAGGCATTAAGTTCACTCTCAAACGAATTTTACGACTCGCCATTATGTTGCTGGGACTGAGGCTGAGCGCGTCGCAGATCCTGGAAGTTGGCCCCAAAGGGCTGGGGATTGTAGCTGTTGTCCTAGGCAGCACTTTTATATTCACCTGCTGGCTGGGTCGCCAGCTCGGCGTGAGTCGTCAACTGTCTCAATTGATTGCGTCAGGAACATCTATTTGTGGGGCTTCTGCGGTCGTTGCCACTAATAGCGTGATTGAAGGGTCGGATGAAGATGTTGCCTATGCCGTCACGATTGTGACCGTGTTTGGAACCCTATCGATGCTGCTCTATCCCCTGCTGTTTGGTTGGCTAGCTCTAACGCCAGAAGCCTTTGGAGTATGGACGGGGGCATCGATTCATGAAGTGGCTCAAGTGGTGGCTGCAGCCTTTCAGACCAGTCCAGTCAGCGGTGAACTGGCCACGATTGCGAAGCTATCGCGGGTGATGTTCCTGATTCCGGTGATGTTGACCTTAGGGGTTTTATCTTTTCGGCAACGGGTAGGAAATTCCAAATCACTGCCAATTCCTTGGTTTGTACTAGGGTTCGTGGTGCTGATTGGGGTTAGCAGTTTTCAGATTTTACCGATTGCATGGACTGAGTCCATTACTCAAGGCAATAAATTTTTACTGACCGTGTCGATGGTGGCCATGGGGCTAGAAACTAAACTCCATAAGTTTAAGGAAATGGGTCTGCGACCACTCTACTTGGGCGCTGCGGCCTGGTTATTTATTTCTATTTTGAGTCTCACTTTAGTGGAAACCTTTTATTTATAG
- the psbD gene encoding photosystem II D2 protein (photosystem q(a) protein) has protein sequence MTIAVGRAQERGWFDVLDDWLKRDRFVFIGWSGILLFPCAFLSVGGWFTGTTFVTSWFTHGLASSYLEGANFLTVAVSTPADSLGHSLLLLWGPEAQGDFTRWCQLGGLWNFTTLHGVFGLIGFMLRQFEVARLIGVRPYNAVAFSGPIAVYVSVFLMYPLGQSSWFFAPSWGVTSIFRFLLFAQGFHNLTLNPFHMMGVAGILGGALLCAIHGATVENTLFEDGQDANTFAAFSPTQAEETYSMVTANRFWSQIFGIAFSNKRWLHFFMLFVPVTGLWASAIGLVGIALNMRAYDFVSQEIRAAEDPEFETFYTKNILLNEGLRAWMAPQDQIHENFIFPEEVLPRGNAL, from the coding sequence ATGACCATAGCAGTCGGACGCGCCCAGGAGCGAGGATGGTTTGACGTCCTCGACGACTGGCTGAAGCGTGATCGGTTCGTCTTTATTGGTTGGTCAGGTATTCTACTTTTCCCCTGTGCATTTCTATCCGTCGGGGGATGGTTTACCGGCACAACTTTCGTAACTTCCTGGTTCACCCACGGTCTTGCTAGCTCCTACCTAGAAGGTGCTAACTTCTTGACCGTAGCTGTATCCACACCCGCCGACAGCCTCGGCCACTCCCTACTTTTGTTGTGGGGCCCCGAAGCTCAAGGTGACTTCACCCGCTGGTGTCAGCTGGGTGGATTGTGGAACTTCACCACATTACATGGTGTCTTCGGTTTGATCGGCTTCATGCTGCGTCAATTCGAAGTAGCCCGTCTGATCGGCGTGCGTCCTTATAACGCAGTTGCTTTCAGCGGTCCTATTGCCGTGTATGTATCTGTCTTTTTGATGTATCCTTTGGGCCAATCCAGCTGGTTCTTTGCACCTAGCTGGGGTGTAACGAGCATCTTCCGATTCTTGTTATTTGCTCAAGGTTTCCACAACTTAACCCTGAACCCTTTCCATATGATGGGTGTTGCAGGTATTTTGGGTGGTGCGCTGTTGTGCGCCATTCACGGAGCCACTGTTGAAAACACTTTGTTTGAAGACGGTCAAGACGCCAATACATTTGCTGCGTTCTCTCCAACCCAAGCAGAAGAGACCTACTCCATGGTCACTGCAAATCGATTCTGGTCTCAGATTTTCGGGATTGCCTTTTCCAACAAGCGTTGGTTGCACTTTTTCATGTTGTTCGTACCTGTAACTGGTCTATGGGCATCTGCCATTGGCCTCGTCGGTATCGCTCTCAACATGCGTGCTTATGACTTCGTTAGCCAGGAAATCCGGGCTGCTGAAGACCCTGAGTTCGAAACCTTTTACACCAAGAACATTCTCTTGAACGAAGGTCTTCGTGCTTGGATGGCACCCCAAGACCAAATCCATGAAAACTTCATCTTCCCTGAAGAAGTTCTACCTCGCGGAAACGCTCTGTAG